GCCTCAAAGCTGGAATGGAAACAGCTACCCATCCATCAAGGACTACTCGCTGAAAGTGTTGGAACGCTGGAAGGAAGCAGTACAGCAGCAGCCCCAGGCACTTAGCAACGGAACAGAAAACAACGCTAAGCCTGCCCCAACTCCCCAGGCAGCAGGCAGCACCGACCCTGATCGCTTCACAGTCGAAGTATGGGTAACGGTCGAGGGAACGCCCGCACCCGCGACAGGCATCATCATCAGGCAGGACGGATTAATCCTGACAAATCGCCACGTCGTAGCCGCTGGGGTACTGTATGTCAAAACCAAAGACGGCAAGCAGTACCAGGGACGCACAATCGCCAGCGATGCCAGCTTAGATCTCGCACTGGTACAGATCGACGGAGCCGCGAACCTTCCCACCGCCCCGCTTGCAGAATCAGCCAACGTGAAGCCCGGAGACACGGTGAAAGCGATCGGACATCCGATGGGTGAAACCTGGAAACACACCGAAGCGCAAGTTCTGGCAACGGATAGCCTGTGTGGATTGAAAGCCCTCGACAATCGCTGTATTCGCACCCCCAGCGGTTTCCTGTATCCCGGCAACAGTGGCGGTCCACTTCTGAATGCCAGCGGTGAGGTTATTGGCATCAATCGGGCAATTCAGGAAGCCACGGGTGAGGGTGTCAGCATTCCGATCGAAGTCTTTCACCAGCAGTTCAAGATGCCATAAGAAGATTTGGCATTCGACATTTCAGAACTGCCAGATTGTCGCTTCAAGTCCAATTAGCCTAACTAGCTTGAAGATTGAGTTAGTCCTGCCAGAACCTCTCGCAACGTTTCGATCTGCCCTGGTACAGCTTTGTAATACATCCAGTTGCCACGTCGCTCCTTTTGTAGCAGTCCAGCTTCGTACATCACCTTCAGGTGGTGGCTCACGGTCGGTTGGGATAGTCTCAGCGGCTCTGTCAATTCACACACGCAGGCTTCTCCGGCAGGATGGGTTGCAATGAAACTGAGCAGTTGCAGCCGTGCAGGTTCACCCAAAACCCGAAACAGCATTGCCATTTGTTCAGCTTCCTTCAGCTTGAGCTTGCCAGGAAGTGC
This genomic window from Leptolyngbya ohadii IS1 contains:
- a CDS encoding S1C family serine protease; amino-acid sequence: PQSWNGNSYPSIKDYSLKVLERWKEAVQQQPQALSNGTENNAKPAPTPQAAGSTDPDRFTVEVWVTVEGTPAPATGIIIRQDGLILTNRHVVAAGVLYVKTKDGKQYQGRTIASDASLDLALVQIDGAANLPTAPLAESANVKPGDTVKAIGHPMGETWKHTEAQVLATDSLCGLKALDNRCIRTPSGFLYPGNSGGPLLNASGEVIGINRAIQEATGEGVSIPIEVFHQQFKMP
- a CDS encoding ArsR/SmtB family transcription factor, whose protein sequence is MKAPQTQATLPSSPCCSSALPGKLKLKEAEQMAMLFRVLGEPARLQLLSFIATHPAGEACVCELTEPLRLSQPTVSHHLKVMYEAGLLQKERRGNWMYYKAVPGQIETLREVLAGLTQSSS